The following proteins are encoded in a genomic region of Rhodoferax aquaticus:
- a CDS encoding anthranilate synthase component II, with protein MKLTMIDNYDSFTYNIVQYFGELGAQVDVFRNDEITVADLAARFAAGEMERLVVSPGPCSPAEAGISVAAIQHFMGQLPILGVCLGHQSIGAALGGKIIRAQQLMHGKTSQITTTQEGVFAGLPKQFTVNRYHSLAIERETCPAVLAVTAWTDDGEIMGVRHKELPHAVRMEGVQFHPESILTEHGHAMLKNFLV; from the coding sequence ATGAAGCTCACCATGATCGACAACTACGACAGCTTTACCTACAACATCGTTCAGTACTTTGGCGAGCTGGGCGCGCAGGTGGATGTGTTTCGCAACGATGAAATCACGGTAGCTGACTTGGCCGCGCGCTTTGCCGCAGGCGAGATGGAGCGCTTGGTGGTGTCGCCCGGGCCTTGTTCTCCGGCAGAGGCGGGCATTTCTGTTGCAGCTATTCAGCATTTCATGGGCCAGCTACCTATTTTGGGTGTGTGTTTGGGGCACCAAAGTATTGGGGCTGCGCTGGGTGGCAAGATCATTCGTGCGCAGCAGCTGATGCACGGCAAAACTTCCCAAATCACCACGACCCAAGAGGGCGTGTTCGCGGGATTGCCAAAGCAATTCACGGTGAACCGCTATCACTCCTTGGCCATAGAACGGGAGACTTGTCCGGCAGTGCTTGCTGTTACTGCTTGGACAGACGACGGCGAAATCATGGGTGTGCGCCACAAAGAGCTGCCCCATGCGGTGCGCATGGAAGGCGTGCAGTTCCACCCCGAAAGCATCTTGACGGAACACGGCCACGCCATGCTTAAGAACTTTTTGGTCTAA
- the rplA gene encoding 50S ribosomal protein L1 yields the protein MTKLTKKQKSQAGKVDTNKLYKLGDALGLVKEFANAKFDESIDVAVQLGIDAKKSDQVVRGAVVLPNGTGKTKRVAVFAQGAKAEEAKAAGADVVGMDDLAAMVKAGDMPFDVVIAAPDAMRIVGTLGQILGPRGLMPNPKVGTVTPDVATAVKNAKAGQVQFRVDKAGIVHSTIGRRSFEAEKLQANLAALVDALNKAKPATSKGVYLKKVAVSSTMGVGVRVDLQTIAA from the coding sequence ATGACTAAGCTCACAAAGAAACAAAAATCCCAAGCTGGCAAAGTTGATACCAATAAGTTGTACAAATTGGGCGACGCACTTGGATTGGTAAAAGAGTTTGCCAACGCCAAATTTGACGAGTCTATCGATGTTGCTGTGCAGCTAGGGATCGACGCCAAAAAGTCAGATCAAGTTGTTCGTGGTGCGGTTGTGTTGCCAAACGGCACCGGTAAGACAAAGCGCGTTGCTGTGTTCGCCCAAGGCGCAAAGGCCGAAGAAGCGAAGGCCGCTGGTGCCGATGTTGTTGGTATGGACGATTTGGCTGCAATGGTCAAGGCCGGTGATATGCCCTTTGACGTCGTAATCGCGGCGCCTGATGCCATGCGTATTGTGGGTACATTGGGTCAAATCTTGGGCCCACGCGGCCTGATGCCTAACCCGAAGGTTGGCACGGTCACTCCGGATGTGGCTACCGCTGTTAAGAACGCAAAAGCCGGTCAAGTTCAGTTCCGTGTCGACAAAGCCGGTATCGTCCACTCGACTATTGGTCGTCGTTCATTCGAAGCAGAGAAGCTGCAAGCGAATTTGGCCGCCTTGGTCGATGCGTTGAACAAAGCAAAACCCGCCACAAGCAAAGGCGTGTACTTGAAGAAGGTTGCGGTTTCATCGACGATGGGCGTAGGCGTCCGCGTTGACTTGCAAACTATCGCAGCCTAA
- the rplJ gene encoding 50S ribosomal protein L10 — protein sequence MSLNRSEKEAVISDVTGLAAKAQTLVMAEYRGITVADMTKLRTAARSNGVSLSVLKNTLARRSVAGSSFEVVSDMMTGPLIYGFSEDAVAAARVVADFAKTNDKLVIRGGAYGGKSLDANGVKQLASIPSKEVLLAQLLGLMQSPISRTARVLVAVAEKKGAGAVEAPAEAVAA from the coding sequence TTGAGTCTTAATCGCAGTGAGAAAGAAGCGGTCATCAGTGATGTGACTGGCCTCGCCGCAAAAGCTCAAACGCTCGTGATGGCGGAATACCGCGGCATTACGGTCGCTGACATGACGAAGTTGCGTACAGCAGCGCGAAGCAATGGCGTAAGTCTCAGTGTTTTGAAAAACACTTTGGCCCGTCGTTCCGTGGCTGGAAGTTCGTTTGAAGTCGTGTCCGACATGATGACCGGTCCGTTGATCTATGGCTTCTCTGAAGATGCAGTTGCTGCGGCCCGTGTGGTTGCAGACTTCGCGAAAACCAATGACAAGTTGGTTATTCGCGGTGGCGCATACGGAGGCAAAAGCCTAGACGCGAATGGCGTTAAGCAGTTGGCAAGCATTCCATCCAAGGAAGTGTTGCTTGCTCAATTGTTGGGCTTGATGCAATCCCCAATTTCCCGCACCGCTCGTGTGCTGGTAGCTGTGGCAGAGAAAAAAGGTGCTGGTGCAGTAGAAGCTCCCGCAGAGGCTGTAGCGGCTTAA
- the secE gene encoding preprotein translocase subunit SecE has product MATTQVQTVNSGADTAKLVLAAALLVGSLVAFYLLGKQGVLLQWLVLLLGVAASLIVFFLTESGRQLIAFGKDAWREVRKVVWPARKEAMQITAYVFGFVLIMAVFLWLTDKTLEWLFYDLFLGWKK; this is encoded by the coding sequence ATGGCGACTACTCAAGTTCAAACCGTCAACTCCGGGGCTGATACCGCAAAGCTGGTGCTTGCTGCCGCACTGTTAGTTGGGTCGCTGGTAGCTTTCTATCTTTTGGGTAAGCAAGGTGTATTGCTGCAGTGGCTTGTCTTGCTATTGGGAGTTGCTGCTTCATTGATCGTTTTCTTTCTGACGGAGTCAGGGCGGCAACTTATTGCCTTTGGCAAAGACGCTTGGCGAGAGGTTCGCAAGGTCGTTTGGCCTGCACGAAAAGAAGCAATGCAAATTACCGCCTACGTGTTCGGTTTTGTCTTGATCATGGCTGTTTTCCTGTGGCTTACCGATAAGACCTTGGAGTGGCTCTTCTACGATTTGTTTCTGGGCTGGAAAAAATAA
- the trpD gene encoding anthranilate phosphoribosyltransferase — protein MPITPQEALQRTIEHREIFHDEMLHLMRQIMSGEMSPVMMAAIITGLRVKKETIGEITAAAQVMREFSTKVEVADTTHLVDIVGTGGDGSHTFNISTCSMFVAAAAGAKVSKHGGRSVSSKSGSADVLEALGMNINLPPAAIAQCITEQGVGFMFAPNHHPAMKNVAPVRREMGVRTIFNILGPLTNPASAPNILMGVFHQDLVGIQVRALQRLGAEHAIVVYGRDGMDEVSLGAATLVGELKDGKISEYEIHPEDFGMVMSSNRSLKVDTAEDSKAMLLGVLNNQAGPAKDIVLLNAGVALYAANVAKTMGDGIKLAQAAIESGAALRKLEQLVALSQQLKSAA, from the coding sequence ATGCCCATTACCCCTCAAGAAGCCTTACAGCGCACCATCGAACACCGCGAAATTTTCCACGACGAGATGCTGCACTTGATGCGGCAAATCATGTCGGGCGAAATGTCCCCGGTGATGATGGCGGCCATCATCACCGGCCTGCGCGTGAAGAAAGAAACCATTGGTGAAATCACCGCCGCCGCCCAGGTGATGCGCGAGTTTTCTACCAAGGTTGAAGTGGCTGACACCACCCATTTGGTCGACATCGTGGGCACTGGCGGTGACGGTTCGCACACCTTTAATATTTCCACGTGCTCTATGTTCGTAGCAGCGGCCGCAGGCGCCAAGGTCAGCAAGCACGGCGGACGCAGCGTGAGCAGTAAGAGTGGAAGTGCCGACGTGCTGGAAGCCTTGGGCATGAACATCAATTTGCCGCCCGCGGCAATCGCCCAGTGCATCACCGAGCAGGGCGTGGGATTCATGTTTGCCCCCAACCACCACCCCGCTATGAAAAATGTGGCACCTGTGCGCCGCGAGATGGGCGTTCGCACCATCTTCAATATCTTGGGCCCTTTGACCAATCCTGCCAGCGCCCCCAATATTCTGATGGGTGTTTTTCACCAAGATTTGGTGGGGATTCAGGTGCGTGCCTTGCAGCGTCTGGGCGCTGAGCACGCCATCGTGGTCTACGGCCGCGACGGCATGGACGAGGTGAGTCTGGGGGCGGCCACCTTGGTGGGCGAGCTCAAAGATGGCAAGATTTCTGAGTACGAAATCCACCCTGAAGACTTCGGCATGGTGATGTCAAGCAACCGCAGTTTGAAGGTGGACACGGCAGAAGACTCCAAGGCGATGTTGCTGGGTGTGTTGAACAACCAAGCTGGTCCAGCCAAAGACATTGTGTTACTCAACGCTGGCGTTGCTCTGTACGCGGCAAATGTGGCAAAAACCATGGGCGACGGCATAAAGCTTGCGCAAGCAGCTATCGAATCGGGAGCAGCACTGCGCAAGCTCGAGCAGTTGGTGGCTTTGTCCCAACAGCTTAAATCTGCCGCCTAG
- the tuf gene encoding elongation factor Tu — protein sequence MGKEKFTRTKPHVNVGTIGHVDHGKTTLTAAITTVLASKFGGQAKAYDQIDAAPEEKARGITINTAHVEYETANRHYAHVDCPGHADYVKNMITGAAQMDGAILVCSAADGPMPQTREHILLARQVGVPYIIVFLNKCDMVDDAELLELVEMEVRELLSKYDFPGDDTPIIHGSAKLAMEGDKGALGEEAIMKLADALDTYIPLPERAVDGAFLMPVEDVFSISGRGTVVTGRVERGIVKVGEEIEIVGIADTQKTTCTGVEMFRKLLDQGQAGDNVGILLRGTKREDVQRGQVLCKPGSIKPHTHFTGEIYVLSKDEGGRHTPFFNNYRPQFYFRTTDVTGAIELPEGKEMVMPGDNVSITVKLINPIAMEEGLRFAIREGGRTVGAGVVAKIIA from the coding sequence ATGGGAAAAGAAAAATTCACGCGTACCAAGCCCCACGTGAACGTGGGCACTATTGGTCACGTTGACCACGGTAAGACAACGCTGACAGCGGCGATCACTACCGTGTTGGCGTCAAAGTTTGGCGGACAAGCGAAGGCTTACGACCAAATCGATGCGGCACCTGAAGAAAAAGCGCGCGGTATTACCATCAATACCGCTCACGTTGAATACGAAACCGCTAACCGCCACTACGCCCACGTGGACTGCCCCGGACACGCTGACTATGTGAAGAACATGATCACTGGCGCGGCTCAAATGGACGGCGCGATCTTGGTTTGTTCCGCAGCTGACGGCCCAATGCCCCAAACACGTGAACACATCTTGTTGGCTCGCCAAGTGGGCGTTCCTTACATCATCGTGTTCTTGAACAAGTGCGACATGGTCGATGATGCTGAGTTGTTGGAACTGGTCGAGATGGAAGTTCGCGAACTGTTGTCCAAGTACGACTTCCCAGGCGACGACACACCTATCATCCACGGCTCTGCAAAATTGGCTATGGAAGGCGACAAGGGTGCGTTGGGTGAAGAAGCCATCATGAAACTGGCTGATGCCTTGGACACTTACATCCCCCTGCCAGAGCGCGCAGTGGACGGTGCATTCTTGATGCCTGTGGAAGACGTGTTCTCCATCTCCGGTCGTGGTACCGTGGTGACGGGTCGCGTTGAGCGCGGTATCGTCAAGGTCGGCGAAGAAATCGAAATCGTTGGTATCGCTGACACACAAAAGACAACCTGCACCGGCGTGGAAATGTTCCGCAAGTTGCTCGACCAAGGTCAAGCTGGTGACAACGTCGGTATCTTGTTGCGCGGCACAAAGCGTGAAGACGTTCAACGTGGTCAAGTGTTGTGCAAACCTGGCTCCATCAAGCCACATACACACTTCACAGGCGAAATCTACGTTTTGTCCAAGGACGAAGGCGGACGCCACACACCTTTCTTCAACAACTACCGCCCACAGTTCTACTTCCGCACAACGGACGTGACAGGTGCGATCGAGTTGCCAGAAGGCAAAGAAATGGTGATGCCTGGTGACAACGTCTCCATCACCGTGAAGTTGATCAACCCCATCGCGATGGAAGAAGGCTTGCGCTTCGCTATCCGTGAAGGTGGTCGTACTGTCGGCGCCGGTGTGGTTGCTAAAATCATTGCGTAA
- the rplK gene encoding 50S ribosomal protein L11, with the protein MAKKIVGFIKLQVPAGKANPSPPIGPALGQRGLNIMEFCKAFNAQTQGVEPGLPLPVVITAFADKSFTFIIKSPPSTVLIKKAVKIDKGSSTPHTVKVGKITRAQLEEIAKTKMKDLTAADMDAAVRTIAGSARSMGVNVEGV; encoded by the coding sequence ATGGCGAAGAAAATCGTCGGATTCATCAAGCTGCAAGTGCCTGCTGGTAAGGCGAATCCGTCCCCCCCAATTGGCCCTGCGTTGGGTCAACGTGGTCTCAATATTATGGAGTTTTGCAAGGCATTCAATGCGCAAACTCAAGGTGTTGAGCCTGGCCTGCCACTACCAGTGGTCATCACTGCATTTGCGGATAAGAGCTTTACGTTCATCATTAAGTCGCCTCCATCGACTGTATTGATCAAAAAGGCCGTGAAGATCGACAAGGGATCTTCAACGCCCCACACTGTTAAAGTTGGCAAGATTACTAGAGCTCAGCTTGAAGAAATCGCCAAGACAAAAATGAAAGACCTGACTGCAGCTGATATGGATGCAGCCGTCCGTACTATTGCCGGATCTGCGCGCTCCATGGGCGTGAATGTGGAGGGCGTGTAA
- a CDS encoding chorismate mutase, with translation MQETFENTPAEFGVAPQAHGGLRIPVTYCHTMADVRQHIDALDDRIVALMAERSGYVAQAARIKATPDLIVDVPRIERIVERVREMSRDLGAPEAVAEATYRAMIAASIDFETGEFARLKPGSAA, from the coding sequence ATGCAAGAGACATTTGAAAATACCCCGGCTGAGTTCGGCGTGGCACCGCAGGCCCACGGCGGCCTGCGCATCCCTGTGACTTACTGTCACACGATGGCTGACGTGCGCCAGCACATTGACGCGTTGGACGACCGCATCGTGGCGCTCATGGCCGAACGCAGTGGCTATGTGGCGCAGGCGGCGCGCATCAAGGCGACGCCGGATTTGATTGTGGACGTACCGCGCATCGAACGCATTGTTGAGCGCGTGCGTGAAATGAGCCGTGACTTAGGCGCGCCCGAGGCTGTGGCCGAGGCCACCTACCGCGCCATGATTGCGGCATCGATTGATTTTGAGACCGGCGAGTTTGCTCGCCTCAAGCCTGGGAGTGCAGCATGA
- a CDS encoding LysE family translocator, with the protein MPDTHSLLLFVVAGWILNLTPGPDVLYVVRNALRYGARAGVVAGLGITGGCFVHVAAAAVGMGALLASSAWAFNVVKWVGAAYLVWVGVKLLLTSAGASPLALAAEERGVASAAPDMGQIFTGGFWTNVLNPKVVLFFLAFVPQFIAPEADNKTWAFVALGVIFNLNAIPINTAWALAAAWLAGRVALVQRAMHWLDRVAGLMFVGFGAKLALTHTPTP; encoded by the coding sequence ATGCCGGATACCCATAGTCTGTTGTTGTTCGTGGTGGCCGGGTGGATTTTGAATCTCACGCCCGGTCCTGATGTGCTGTACGTGGTGCGCAATGCTTTGCGCTATGGTGCGCGGGCCGGTGTGGTTGCTGGCTTGGGCATCACCGGTGGCTGCTTTGTCCACGTTGCCGCAGCTGCAGTCGGTATGGGCGCTTTGTTAGCCAGCTCCGCCTGGGCGTTCAACGTGGTGAAGTGGGTGGGGGCAGCCTATCTTGTGTGGGTGGGCGTCAAACTGCTGTTGACGTCTGCAGGTGCAAGTCCATTGGCGCTGGCCGCTGAGGAGCGCGGTGTTGCAAGCGCAGCGCCAGATATGGGCCAGATTTTCACGGGTGGTTTTTGGACCAATGTCTTGAACCCCAAAGTCGTTTTGTTTTTCTTGGCCTTTGTGCCGCAATTTATTGCCCCCGAGGCGGACAACAAAACGTGGGCTTTCGTCGCCTTGGGCGTGATCTTTAACCTCAACGCCATTCCCATTAACACTGCGTGGGCCTTGGCAGCCGCTTGGCTGGCTGGACGCGTGGCCTTGGTGCAGCGTGCCATGCACTGGCTGGACCGCGTTGCCGGCCTCATGTTTGTAGGGTTTGGCGCCAAGCTGGCGCTGACCCACACCCCAACCCCATAA
- the nusG gene encoding transcription termination/antitermination protein NusG produces the protein MTDQLEVSSDAPLAASATNPDLRWYVVHAYSGMEKAVERNILERIAREGMQDKFGRVLVPMEEVVEVKNGQKKTTERKFFPGYVLVEMVMNDDTWHLIKNTNKVTGFVGGVKNRPAPISEAEVMKIVNQMQEGTEKPRHKIEFMVGEFVRVKEGPFTDFNGSVEDVNYEKSKVRVSVTIFGRSTPVELDFSQIEKT, from the coding sequence ATGACTGATCAATTGGAAGTTTCCTCTGACGCGCCTTTGGCAGCTTCTGCGACAAATCCAGACCTGCGCTGGTATGTGGTTCATGCTTACTCGGGAATGGAGAAGGCAGTCGAACGCAACATATTGGAAAGAATTGCACGCGAGGGAATGCAAGACAAGTTTGGGCGCGTCTTGGTTCCGATGGAAGAGGTTGTAGAAGTAAAAAACGGACAGAAAAAGACCACCGAGCGGAAATTCTTTCCAGGATACGTGTTGGTCGAAATGGTGATGAACGATGACACTTGGCATCTCATCAAAAATACGAATAAGGTCACGGGATTCGTTGGTGGGGTGAAGAATCGGCCCGCCCCGATTTCCGAGGCTGAAGTGATGAAGATTGTGAACCAAATGCAGGAAGGCACTGAGAAGCCTCGGCATAAAATAGAGTTCATGGTTGGCGAGTTTGTTCGAGTGAAAGAGGGGCCATTCACAGACTTCAATGGCTCCGTTGAAGACGTGAACTATGAGAAGAGTAAGGTTCGCGTGTCTGTCACCATTTTTGGTCGTTCAACACCAGTAGAGCTTGATTTTTCACAAATCGAAAAGACTTAG
- the rplL gene encoding 50S ribosomal protein L7/L12, which yields MAFDKDAFLTALDSMTVMELNDLVKAIEEKFGVSAAAMAAPAAGGGATAAAAEEQTEFNVVLLDAGATKVSVIKAVREITGLGLKEAKDLVDGAPKNVKEGIAKADAEAAVKKLVEAGAKAELK from the coding sequence ATGGCATTCGATAAAGACGCATTTTTGACCGCATTGGATAGCATGACGGTCATGGAACTCAACGACTTGGTGAAAGCCATCGAAGAGAAATTCGGCGTAAGCGCAGCTGCAATGGCTGCTCCTGCTGCTGGTGGCGGTGCAACTGCTGCAGCTGCTGAAGAGCAGACAGAATTCAACGTAGTTTTGCTCGACGCTGGTGCAACTAAGGTTTCTGTGATTAAGGCTGTTCGCGAAATCACAGGTCTGGGCCTCAAGGAAGCTAAAGACTTGGTCGATGGCGCACCCAAGAACGTCAAAGAAGGCATTGCTAAGGCAGATGCTGAAGCTGCTGTTAAGAAGCTGGTGGAAGCTGGCGCTAAGGCAGAACTCAAGTAA
- the trpC gene encoding indole-3-glycerol phosphate synthase TrpC, whose product MTDILEKIVTVKRAEVAAAMKRKSLAVVREDAESRVLTRDFVGAIKAKLQAGRPAVIAEIKKASPSKGVIRQDFIPADIAQSYAEHGAACLSVLTDVQFFQGSVDYLKQARASCQLPVLRKDFMIDPYQIYESRAMGADCILLIAACLDDAQMQDMEAIAHRLDMAVLVEVHDQPELERALKLKTPLIGINNRNLKTFDVSLDTTLSLRPLVDSDRILVTESGIHQREDVLRMGAAGVGAFLVGEAFMREAEPGEALARLFGTP is encoded by the coding sequence ATGACGGATATCTTAGAAAAAATTGTGACAGTCAAGCGGGCTGAAGTCGCCGCTGCCATGAAGCGCAAGTCGCTTGCCGTAGTGCGCGAAGATGCGGAGTCACGTGTGCTGACGCGCGACTTTGTGGGGGCAATCAAGGCCAAGTTGCAAGCCGGACGTCCCGCAGTCATTGCAGAAATCAAGAAGGCCAGTCCATCCAAAGGGGTTATCCGCCAAGACTTCATTCCGGCAGATATTGCCCAGTCCTATGCGGAGCACGGCGCTGCATGTTTGTCGGTGTTGACGGATGTGCAGTTCTTTCAGGGTAGTGTGGACTACCTGAAGCAGGCACGAGCCTCATGCCAGCTCCCGGTGCTACGCAAAGACTTCATGATCGACCCGTACCAAATCTATGAGTCCCGCGCCATGGGGGCTGACTGCATTTTGTTGATCGCAGCGTGCTTGGATGACGCTCAGATGCAGGACATGGAAGCCATCGCGCACAGGCTAGACATGGCCGTGCTGGTGGAGGTGCATGATCAGCCGGAATTGGAGCGGGCGCTTAAGCTTAAAACGCCACTCATCGGTATCAACAACCGCAATTTAAAGACCTTTGACGTTTCTTTGGATACCACTTTGAGCTTGCGCCCACTCGTGGATAGTGACCGCATTTTGGTCACCGAAAGTGGGATTCACCAACGCGAAGATGTCTTACGCATGGGCGCAGCAGGTGTTGGCGCATTTTTGGTGGGCGAAGCCTTCATGCGAGAGGCCGAGCCAGGAGAAGCCTTGGCCCGCTTGTTCGGAACCCCGTGA